The following proteins are co-located in the Tiliqua scincoides isolate rTilSci1 chromosome 8, rTilSci1.hap2, whole genome shotgun sequence genome:
- the LOC136658507 gene encoding tropomodulin-2-like has product MSVPFRKELEKYKNINEDEILSKLSEDELKQLESVLDDLDPENALLPAGFRQKDQTSKPATGPFDRERLLTYLEKQALEHQDREDVVPFTGEKKGKVFVPKERPLETHTEEKVTLDPELEEALASASDTELYDLAAVLGVHNLVNNPRFNEGTSSKDGKETMKNVVKGEKVKPVFEEPPNPTNVEATLQRIKANDPTLVEVNLNNIKNIPIPTLKEFAKSLENNTHVKKFSLAATRSNDPVAMAFADTLKVNKTLKSLNIESNFITGTGILALIDALKGNETLTEIKIDNQRQQLGTAVEMEIAQMLEENSQILKFGYQFTKQGPRTRVAAAITKNNDLVRKKRVEGERH; this is encoded by the exons ATGTCAGTGCCATTCCGGAAAGAGTTGGAGAAATACAAGAACATTAATGAAGATGAAATCCTCAGCAAGCTTTCCGAAGATGAATTGAAACAGCTCGAAAGTGTTCTTGATGACCTGGATCCAGAG AATGCTCTCCTGCCAGCAGGCTTCCGCCAAAAGGATCAGACCAGTAAACCTGCCACGGGACCCTTTGACAGAGAACGACTATTGACCTACTTGGAAAAGCAAGCCCTGGAGCACCAAGACAGGGAAGATGTGGTACCTTTTACCGGCGAGAAGAAAG GAAAAGTATTTGTCCCTAAAGAAAGGCCCCTTGAAACCCACACAGAGGAGaaggtgactctggatccagaATTAGAAGAAGCCCTGGCCAGTGCCTCTGATACTGAGCTATACGATCTAGCAG CTGTTCTTGGAGTGCACAATCTGGTCAACAACCCACGATTTAACGAGGGAACCAGCAGTAAAGACGGCAAAGAAACCATGAAAA ATGTGGTCAAAGGCGAAAAGGTCAAGCCTGTTTTTGAGGAGCCACCCAATCCAACAAACGTAGAAGCCACTTTGCAAAGGATTAAGGCCAATGATCCTACATTAGTGGAAGTCAATCTGAACAACATAAAG AATATCCCAATTCCAACACTGAAAGAGTTTGCAAAAAGTTTGGAAAATAATACACATGTGAAGAAGTTCAGCCTGGCAGCTACTCGGAGCAATGATCCTGTTGCAATG GCATTTGCAGACACATTGAAAGTGAACAAGACACTGAAAAGTCTAAATATAGAATCTAATTTCATCACTGGGACAGGCATCCTTGCCCTGATTGATGCTTTGAAAGGGAACGAGACGCTGACAGAGATAAAAATTGACAACCAG AGGCAACAGCTCGGCACAGCAGTAGAGATGGAGATTGCTCAGATGTTAGAGGAGAACTCGCAAATTCTCAAATTTGGGTACCAGTTCACAAAGCAAGGCCCAAGAACCAGAGTAGCAGCAGCCATCACTAAAAATAACGACCTAG ttcGCAAGAAGCGAGTGGAAGGAGAGCGCCACTAG